A region of the Thamnophis elegans isolate rThaEle1 chromosome 1, rThaEle1.pri, whole genome shotgun sequence genome:
aagtgggaagagataggtactaggaaggaagagaagaagaatagtaatatagtcttagtaggtaatatgacagttttgtgggaattagttgtttagcagagtgatggcatttgtggaaaaactgtccttgtgtctagttgttctgatgtgcaatcCCCTACAGCATCattttgaaggtagaagttgaaacaatttgtgtccaggatgtgaagggtctgtagatattttcgtagccctctttttgactcgtgcagtatacaggtcttctAAAAAGCTACCCATCTAGAGAGAATTTTTGGCAGTCTGGATCCAGTATCAAGCTGCTTTTCAGCCATAATATCTCAGTTTGTCATTCCTCACTGGAAGCAActtcaaaatacaggtagtcttcaacttaccattttgagtccaaaatttatgttgctaaatgagatgtttgttaagtgaattttgtcccattttgtgacctttcttgccatagttgttaattgaatcactgcaactgttaagttagtgacacggttattaagtgaatttggtttccccattgattttgcttgtcagaaggtcgcaaaaggtgatcacatgaccctgggatactgcaaccgtcataaatatgagtcagttaccaagcatatgaattttgatcacatgactatgggggtgcagcaacagttgtaagtgtgaaaaatattaTGAGTAACTTTTTAGTGTAacagaacggtcactaaatgaactgttgtaagtcgaggacttacctgtattagCTTTTCTCCCATGGGCATAGAGAAAGAAATTGAATCAGTTAGCTTCCCATCCAATTTACCAGTTTCTTTCTCAAGCCATAGAGAAAAATCTTCAGCCATTGCTTCCTTGAGCTGCAAACAAATTTTCAAAAGCCTCCTTTATGTTGTCCCAAAAAGGAAtttatcaatccttccattccccatcattcagtcagaactgaagaattcttggataagaagcgaaacattttcaagaaataaaccaagaaaatccagttgccatttggaaaagcaccttcggAACAACCATGATCAGGATGACTAAATATCTCCATAGGTGCTTCTTTATGCTGGTTGGGACTTTTTGAATGCCTGATTGCTATGTTAAAGGGAAGGCTAGCAATCAGTAGAGCAATCATCACcatctccctgcctgcctgcctgcctgcctgcctgcctgcctgcctgcctgccagccagccagccagccagccagccagccagccagccagccagccagccagccagccagccagccagccacagaATAGTGCCACCCTAAGGTAGCTGAACCTTTGGTTAGCTGACATTTTACAGGACAGCATGCAAAATACACAGGGATTTGAATGAATGGATATATATTTGTAGCCCGTGATTTGGCAatcactctttttttcttcctccaattttataTACTAGAAAATGGAAGGAGAAATCAAAAGATATGataaagaaatattgaaaatatgtTCAGAAGGCTTTTTTCATTATTGAAATCCTGTTGATCATCCATGGACAAAAAACATAGTTTCATCTACTGTGGTTAGGTGAATTAGCCACTGATGGGTGGACTTATTCAAAGATAAGCTATAATTCACAGTTAGGTTTATGCCAGGTACCCAAACTTCCCCTGTGTGATGCTGATTTTAATGGAAAGCTTTTAAAAACGAGTGTATACGCAACAGATTGGCTGCACAGTATCTGATAAACATGTCAGTACATGCTCCAAATGACCTCCCCAACTGCTGGAAGTAgtctaattatattttaaatctgCTCAATACATTGCTTGTTTTGAATTACTTTTCCATCAAGCCTCATTATGCCTGAAGGATGAAGAAAGCCCACTGCAGCCCATAGTAACTTGTCACCCTTTCCCCAAGCCTGCACCCCTCCTCTAGACTCTCAAATCCTTTTAAGTGAGGTTTCCGCattctttgaaacggagatattCTGCTTGAAAAAGTGTTGAGTTGTCCAGCACAAAGTAGAAGGCCTTCTACAGTATAACTGGAGATTGATTTCCCTGCTAGTGCAAAAACCTGTTGCATTTCGGAGTCCATTAGGTTAGGTaatttattcttctctttctacTTCTCCTGTAATTCATGTTTTATGATTCATGTTTCTGTATGTGAAGCTTGTTCTAACGCAAACTTTAAGATAAGGCATTAGCTGGGAGAGGTGTGAAAAATTCTTGCCTAGAGgactacacatttttttttaagaaatgggaCTTGAAAGATGCAATCAAACATCCAGGAATTGACTGTAATATTTATAATAGCAGATTCTTGTTATTTCACAGGCTGCTTCCAAAAACATCCTTGACATCACCTCCATGGCCTGAAATCAAGCTACCAGATCCTGCAGAAGAGGCAGAACATCACAGAGGTAAATAATCTAGACCTTCTCAAAAAACATAAGGTGTGCCACTTCTGTATGTTTCATTTGATATTGTCACTGCctcccatttttttctgcttttgatttAATAAAGACATGGAATCAttaacacagaataacagaacaagaAACACAAGCAACTCTAGCGTTAGTGAAGTTTTCAAATCAGGGATTTGATACAGTACAGAAAATAGCTAGATTTGTCTTCTAGCTATTGTCGTGGTGTACTCTCTTAGCCAATCAATCACTATTAGGAAACTGTTACGTAGTCaatagtgttccatgcaccttcggcatttagttatgccagccacatgaccatggaaacatcttcggatagcgttggctcttcagctttgaaatgaagatgagctctgccccctagagtcaggaacaactagcacatatgcacaagtggtacctttacctttacctatgtagTCAATGTTGCCCCTTTAGAGATTCAACCTTATCTCCTATGTTTCATAAACCCAAAGAGAAAGCCCTCACTTTGATTGGTGCTGTGTCTCATTCAAGGACAGGTGAATGAAACTCTTATCTTTTTCTAGAGACTTGAACAGTGGCCATGTAATCTCTGGAAATGGTAGGCTTTGAATTTGGGGATCAAAACACCATGCTACACCTTTGTGCTCTTGAATTTATGTATATTTCTCAGGGCAATGCCAAGAAATAGTGCAGCTTTTGTGAGAAGATGCTCACAAGTCAAGGTGCCTATGGCCCTTCCTGGCTTTAGACCCAAAGCAGTATGCATTTCCTCTTATCTTAAATTTTGCTTTAGAATCATTTTTTTAAGTATAAGAAAACAGTACTTTGGATATATAATAGGGCTATTCATCCAAGGCAATTATTCCCCAACACTCATCTCAATACAATATTATTTGTGTAGAGAGCCATGGTGGCCTATAATTTAAAATGTTCTCAACTAGGAATGGGAAGAACCAGGTTTTACATCTTCAACCATAAAAGGGACCGATTACTTCCTCTTTgcctaaaccaggggtccccaaacttggtaactttaagacttgtggacttcaactgctagAATTCTTCagtcagcaaagctggctgggagaattctgggagttgaagtctacaagtcttaaagttcccacgtttgaagacccctggcctAAACTATCCCAAGTCTTGTGTGGCcggagggggggaaggggttaGGGTCATAATCAGATGAGGGAATAGCCTAGGTACcatcttgagctcctgaacaaaaTGTGGGAtattaatgtaataaataaacttAATTAGTCAATAATTAAGTTTAACTCACCAATTTTCTTCCAGAGCTTGTACAGAATGTGAATGAGTTAATTGCCACTGGGCAATATGGAAGACTGTTTGCAGTTGTTCACTTTGCCAGCAGACAGTGGAAAATAACCAGTGAAGACTTGATTTTAATTGAAAACCACTTACCTGCTGAATGTGGAGACAGAATCAGAATGGAAAAGGTAGGCTTCATGTTAGcaatcatttttttctccctgtgtTAATCCGAAAGATTACTTTCCTATAATCAGCATAACACACACGTCTGCCTCCGCTTCACCATATCATTAGTTACCTGTTAGCATCTCCCGCAAGAGCGCATGTCCTGTGACAGGAGAGTAAATACTGTATTAGAAGCAAGGAGACAGAGCTAAAAACATTAAACAATGACTTCTGGGAGCTAtttgtgagaacataaacatgTTTTTTCTGCTGATGGCTAGAGAGAAAAAGATGATCAGGAACCCTTTTAAGATTCAAATGGCAttccaagaagaaaaagaattaagtgGTAAATGATGAGCTGTGGAAGAAAGGTTGCTGATAGACCTGTGGGTGTTGTTCAAAGGCAAGATAGGAGTGGAGAAGTATTAATAGCCATCTTATCTGTTTCCACTAATCCAGGCTTTTATCTAAGTTTCCACTTCTTTATACTCAAGTTAAATAATGCATAAGGTGTACCTCAGTTTCCCCAAGGTTAGAATTTCTGTGCCTCTTACTCTATTATTCCAATTTGCTTCTCTTACTTTGTCCTTTTCTTACTAGTGCAAATTCCTTTAGCTCCTGCCTAAACTCTCAATCAGCCAGTGCAGTGTTGTGTGCCCTTTGGTATAAGATTCTTGCCTATGCCCCTTGTAGTGCTACAGATCCCTATTGGCAACAATTAGATCCTCTGTTAAGATCTCTTTTAGATCCTTCTTTTTTTGTGACTGCCATGCTATCACCAACTCCATCAATGTTTTCAAGGTTTTGGAGCCTCTAACTCTTCCCCCTTTAcccatacatgtagtcctcgggGACTGGcaatttggtcattaagtgaagcagtcactaagtgaaatcaTGATTGTACTTTTGATCTTGCTTcacctttcctttgctttacagacctgggGAGGCTTTAAATGTGAGGATTGTTGGGAAAATCATCTTTTCCTCACTGTCATgattgaacagttgttaaatgaggcagttgctaaagaGGACCATCTGTACTACTTGCCACACAGTTTTCAGCCCCATCCACTTTGCCTCTTTAAGGTGACTCACAATGTCAGACCCTGTGAGTTTGTCATGTTGCCTCTGTGCCTTGTCCCAGGTCATCACATGGTTGAGACCTCAGTTTTAGTGGCTTTCTCCAGGAATGTAAATAATTTCAAATCATGCTACCCAGGTTTCAGCATCTTCCAATCAACACACCCAACACACAAAACAGGCTGTAACAGCTCTTATCATTgttgggtgtcaaacttgctgcatcATGTTGCCGTTACATGATGTTTCACAACGTTTTTCCCATTTTtggagctggagtgggtgtggctgatgcatgatgcatccagcccgcaagCTGCCAGTTGGACGCCCCTGTAGTAGACAAAGTATTGTCTTCAGTCTGAGAACTTTCTCAACACTATGGCACCTTCTAAAAAGTGAACATCTGACTTCATTCACACAACTAATTCTGACTTCCTCCATTAAATTGTTGGGGTTGGaggaaaaaatactttgaatAACTTACTTCTCTTTTTTAGCTTATGTGGTCATTTCACTTTTTCAATTGATGTCTGCATGTCCCCTTGGCACTATAAAATATACTTACTTTGTTTTGGGTTGAACCTGCTGCCCTCTGAGTACTTTGGAAAACCCCTCACATCAACCCCAGCCATGTTTTGTAGGAGCTACAATCTCAGTTACTATTTGCCTAATTCAAACCAAACTAATCACTATCATCCTTTAGACAGGGCTTCAATGCATGAGATCTTTCTAAAGTGATTTATTCTGCTCCTACCCAGAcatgttttaattatgcattacCATATACATCTGCTCTGATTTGTAAACATAATTCTGATGCATAGTTCAATGCCCAACTAATCCACTTAACAATAAAACAGCCTGGATAATTGAAGATTCATATAAAATAATACAAGATGCCACTGTGATGAACTGTGCTGTCTTGTATTCTGATTAAATATTACAATTTGGAATAATTTAGCAATGGAAAGAACTTTTCCTCTGTTCTGCTCCTTTAATTTTCATTATCCCTAGATATTTATGCATCATTTAACCCAGTAACATAACAGGTGTGAAATAGAAAGAAATCTTGTGAGAAACTATCATGGGAGCATGAAGTTTTGCTGGCTGGTTAGTGAAATGAACAAAAAGGTTGCACCAACATTTCACAATTTGTCATTCTTCCGGTATGTTGGGattataattcccagaattctcagacaACATGGCAAAATACATGATTTTCTTCCTAGTATTTTCCTGCAAGTGCGAGGTctgcttttttttcaaatcaaccAAGTATTGATCCATTAATTACAAGAAGAAATGACCAGCCAGCTTATCTCCCAAGCCTGACAtaatgggctgagagagagtaactggcccaaagtcacctagtcaaTTCttgtgtctaaggtgggactagaaattACCATCTTCTTACGGTATTTTtagccttgtgccttaaccactagaccagtgatggcaaatctttttggcactgagtgccgaaaagggagtgcaTGTGCGCTTATTTGGGCCGCAacttggaagaggagctgcccaaggGGCATGCACGTGCCAGAAAATGAATTTCTAGTTTCCAGGACGCCCATGCATggcagccagctagtcttccggttattggcatgcatgcgcacacaatgatcagctggctgaaGCGCATGCtcacagaagagaacagaagaccagctcttcctgtttctggcactgctgcatacATGAAGGTCAGCTGATCATTgcgcacacatgtgtgccagaaattTGAAAGTGGAACAGGTGATGGcgtgcatgccaggcaacatggctccgtgtgccacttcaggcacacgtgccataggttcgtcatcacagcACTAGACCATGATATTCATGGTCCCATCAGGAAGCTCTCTGTCTAATTTCCTTCAGATTGATTCTGAGGTGTCAGAACCCCAGGAACAAATAAGTATCcgccttcttctttcttttcaaaatgtGTGGTTGTCACTACAGCACTGAAAGAAGTCATGTCATGCATGAAAACAGTGAAGTTTGCTATCACTCATTGTCTTCTCTTGGATGTTCCAGAGATGTGGGGGAAATAACACAATTTTTGTCCTCAACAGTATTTATTTGGCAATCCCCTATTTCATTCTGGTCATTCAACTACCAGAGTGAGAAAACCAAAGTGCAGATTTAAGGGTGCATCTTCCATGATTGCCTTGGTAACGTTCTGACATATTTTGTAATATGATGATTAACATGCATTATTTACTTCTGTTCCAGGTACTGTTGGTGGGGGCTGATAACTTCACACTGCTGGGAAAGCCTCTCCTGGGGTAAGGCATGCTTTGGGGTCATTCAGTCATGTTGAATCTTTTCAGAATCATGTGCACTGGGCTGAAAAGGAGTTTGAAAGGCTTTAGAAAGGATTTTACCAAGCACTCAAAAGCAGCTGAGGAAAGATGTGTGCAGAAATGAGGGGAATTGCCTTAGTAACTCCATTGTATTTAAACCATCTTTAAAAAAGCAAGTTGAAATAGTAGAGGGTTGCAGTTAGAAtccaagaggaaaagaaaagaaggaacttAAGTATTCAAGTATCTGGGGGCTTCTTATCAAAACAAACTGTCTATAAAAAGCTACGAATTCTCTTTACCAGGGAGAATCAAATCccatgtttcctatttttctgttcctttcaaACTCTGAGGTAAAACACTGAGTTAAAAGAACTATTGAAAGCAAAATCCATTATGGACTGATATATGCACATCATTTCAGTTTTGTGggcaggaaacaaaaaaaatcttcattttagaattttgctttaaaaagctCATTAAAAATGTGGTGTCTGTTGACTTAGTATACTGAACATAATCTAATTCATCGTCTTTCCTTGTTCTGAAACATGCCTTCATGACCAGCAATCATCcactttcttttaatttcctggaGAAATGAGTTCCCTTCTAAAATCATAAATGtatatttcaaaatgttgttgTAGTCTGCTGTTTCCTTTGATATTATTTCTATATAtgctttgttttattgtttgttttgtaaGCTACCTTGAAAAAGTTCTTTGAGAAAATAGATATGCAGTAAATAAATAGTAATTGTTTTAGAAATGGTTCTATTGCCATTGCTTActttttcaaaggaaatatctattTATTAGGAAGTAAGCAGGGTTTTTTAATATCTCAATTTGTTATAAAGAAAGGACCTAGTCCGTGTGGAGGCCACTATTATAGAGAAGACTGAGTCTTGGCCAAGAGTTAATGTGAAGTTCCGTCGAAGGAAGAGTTATGAGACGAGAAAAAGTAAGATGaaaaatatacattatttttttaatctaaaccCCTACTAAGCCAAATAATTGCTGTAATGATGGAAGAAACTATatataaaatggggggaaatgaatTTGAGTTTCAAGAACTACAACACAAAtatctccatttctctcttttttgccatttttaaaagaaaaaatgtttttatttgggtCTATGATATTGTAGCAACATTGCAGATATAGCTTGCTGTTGCctcctttcagcttttttttcattgatttattttgatttattgtatttattgagaaaatgtatatggctgcccCATTCACAGTAACTCCAGAAAGCTTACAGAATTGGAATAAACTCTCAATTCCCATTGAGCCCATCAGAtcacttgatgggctccataaCACCTGGGGTCCCCAGGCATGCTGGTAAACCCATGTCTTCAGGGCCTTTCAAAAGAGTATCAAAGTGGGGACCAATCTTATCTctgcagggatgatgttccactggggaggggggaagctaccaccaagaaggctcttAATGGAAGGAACCCATAACATATCCTGCCTCCCCACTCTTGTGAGTTAGGCAGATGTACCTGTGAAAGATAGTCCTTCAGACAACTTCCTAGTAGTCTCCTATTCAAAAATTAAGTTTAGCCCTACATAGATATAAAGAAATCAGCCAATGTTGCATAGTTGCTGTTAGCTTGTTGGACTTTTAGCATAATACCCTTTAACTGTACCTGATTTAGAGTTCActgaattttaaaatttttaaagcaAGGCAGTTCCTTTCCGATAGCTCCAAATCTTGCATGTGATTCCATACATGTTAACAagataaaataatgtattttaacAAATACATTTAACAATGTATTCTTCCAAAGTGATGGTTTATTTCTCAGTGCCACAAACAAGCAACCTTTAAGATGTATATTCTGTGATCAGTCATGGAATTATTTAGCTCTTTTTGACAAATTATTAAGTAATTCACTTGTAAAGCCAAGTCCTGAGTTTAATTCCACCcccctttgtttttttcttcagttgTCATTCAGCCGCAAACTGTTCTCCGGATAAATTCCATTGAAATTGCTCCTGTTCTGTCATGATGGATTGTAATATCTCGGGAACATTAAGGAAATAGAAAATGTTCGTGTTGCATATGGTTATTCtcagtaaacatttttttaaaaaaatattattataatcaTTATTGTTGCCATCACTAAATATCTTCACTGCTTGTGTACTTCTtatttttacattaaaatattataaacaaaacaaaatttaaaaactacAATTAAGGCAATATACGGGTGTAATCAGTATTATATACTATTTAATAAAAACTCAATGAATCTGTTATAAAAATTATCAAATGTATTAATACAATTAAGATCATCCAattaaaatgtttgtattttaaGGTTTCAAACCTATAAGAAAATACTAGCACCAAATTTCCAGGGAGTATTTTTAACAGCTGAGGT
Encoded here:
- the MRPL21 gene encoding 39S ribosomal protein L21, mitochondrial — its product is MAPHCSQGSTSDSGEERASASARKPGRLVMAIAASAFVYGQLLSRTAFLLRSTVRSLSAQNTSPVHGLLPKTSLTSPPWPEIKLPDPAEEAEHHRELVQNVNELIATGQYGRLFAVVHFASRQWKITSEDLILIENHLPAECGDRIRMEKVLLVGADNFTLLGKPLLGKDLVRVEATIIEKTESWPRVNVKFRRRKSYETRKIVIQPQTVLRINSIEIAPVLS